A stretch of DNA from Aciduliprofundum sp. MAR08-339:
ACCTGGCGGACCTGGAGGAATGGGCGGCATGGGCGGCATGGGCGGAATGCCCGGTATGATGTAAATCCCCAATTTTTTACTTTTTTATCAGATATCTATTTTCAGATCCTGGGCGAATGTGTACGATTTAAGGAGTTTTGGCTTATCTTTTAGGTATCGAAGTATGAACATGCCGCAGTTAGAGCCTATTTCATTTTCTTTTGTATCTCCTATGGAGATTATGACCCTGTACCCGAATTTTTTAAGTTTTTCCAAGAATTCCCTGTGATTCTCAGGAAGACCGTTTTTGAGATTCACATCGTTGGTGATTCCGTTTAGAGATGAGCTCACGGTAGGGTTGATGGGGGTTATCTTTATCAGAAAGTGCTCTGGTGAAAAATAATGGTGTACAATATCAGCGCTCACCGGATTTTCCTTTGCAAGTGCAAAATTCAGCGTGATTTTCAAGCCACCATCGTCGTAGAATCTGTCTCCGTATTCTGCAATTTTTTCAAAATCCCATTTTTTGACGGGAATCAGTGAATCTCTCACTCTATCATCTGTGGTGTGTATTGAGAACTGGAGCTGAAAGTTATGCGGATACTTTTCTTTTTTCAGAGAAAGCAGTTTTTCGAAAAATGCATCAACGCCAACAGGAGCCACTGTGGACAGTGAGGGAAAGAAATTGTCATATCTATCTCCCAGATCTCTCATCACGTCTATTACTGCGGGATTGAAACTTGGCTCCCCCATCCTTGCAAACTGCACCTTGAATTTCTTTGTTTTGGGCTCATTTCCAAATCTCCTCCTTATGGGGTATTCAATCTGCTCCATTATTTCCTCATACGTTAATTTGCCTCTGTAAAACAGGCCTGCATCGCACATTTTGCATCCTACAGGACAGCCGTTTAGAGAGGAGACGATCAAAACCCATTTCTCCTCCGGATTGTATGTGGGTGTGGATTCAACAAACTCCACGATATTTCCCCGGCTCGTCTTTCCTATATATACCCTTGCAACTCGTTCATCACCAATCTCGGCAAGAATCTCCATACTTCTCACACCTCCATATTTTCATCGCTGCCCTGATCCCGTCCGCTATTGCAAGTGAACTCTGGCGGTATATTCCGTTCCTTGCATCTCCCACAATGAACATCCTATCGGAGGTAATGTGACGGACTATATCTATATTTGGAACCCTTCCAATGGCCACCAGAATAACATCAACATCAAAAATGCCTGCAGAGGTTACGGCCCTGCTTCCGTTCCATGAGTGAAGCACTCCCCTAACCAGCCTTACCCTGGGATTTTTTTGCACTTCTTCCTGCAATGATGGTATTGCCTTAAGCTCGCTGCGATGCAGAACGATAGCCTCTCCAATCTCAGAGGCACTGAGCGCGTAATCCAGTGCGATATCGCCCCCACCAATTATCATTACTCTCCTCTCATCCTCAATATCGGTTATGTGGTATTTAGCCCCAGGAATATCCAGTTTCTTCGGCTTGGTGCCCGTGGCCACGATAAGGTAAGAAAACACGTACTCTCCCTCCCGGGTATGAATAATGAATTTTTCATTCTTTTCCACCCTTAGAACCTCCTCTTTTTTTATATCTATCCTGTATCTTCTTGCATAATCTTCAAGGATTTTAACGAACTCTCTGCCAGAAATTCCGTCTGGATAGAGCATTGAGTTATCAATTCTGTACGCGTTTTCAACCAAGCCTCCAATTTTCCTCTTTTCAAATACAGTTGTTGATATGCCATACCTGGTGAGCTGCACAGCGGCGCTTATGCCCGATGGGCCCGCCCCTATTATTCCCACCTTTTTAGCCATGATTTCACCTCTTCAAGCGTGGGCACGGGAGCGAAACCGTGGGAAATTGCCCTTATTGTTCCCTCATGAAGCTCGGAATTCTGCGTGACCGTGCCATCGATGGGAAATATCACATAGAGTCCATGAACGAACGCGGATCTTGCGGAGGTTTCACAGCACAGATGAGTCATCACTCCAGTGATGATTACCGTATTCACATTTTTCTCCCTCAAAATATTTTCAAGGTCTGTGCGGTAAAACGCATCGTAGGTTCTCTTCTCAACAATCTCATCTCCATACTCTCTCATCTCATTAATTATTTCCGTGTCGTGATTGCAGGGCATGGTATCGCCCCACCATCCTTCCATGATGTCTCCACCATGGCAGTGTCTTGTCATTATTATCGGAATCTCAAGGCCCTTTGCGAATGAATAGAAATCCCGCAGTCTCTGTATCAGCCGTGGGGCGCTGGGCAGGTATGCCTTTTTATCTCGCTCTAAAAAATAGCGCTGCAGGTCTATGCCAAGAACGGCGATTCCTTTCGGATTTATCCATTCCAATTTTCTGGGCCTGAAATATCTTTTTCTCATACTTTCAATGAACGATGGGGTGAGATAATCCTCCCTGTGCATGACCGGCCATGGCGGTGCGAGATTAAGATTTTTTCCGACGCACCATTTTTATACTCTCTTCCCATATCCACCAATATGCTTCTCATCAAGAACGCTTCGCAGCTTCTCACCCTGCATGGGGGAATAAGAAGGGGAAGTTACGATCTGGGGATAATAGAAAATGGAGCAGTGCTTATAGACGGTGACAGAATTGTGGAGGTGGGTGAAACAGGAGAACTGAAGGGAAGTTCTGAGCAGGAAATAGATGCATCGGGCAGGGTTGTGATGCCCGGTTTTGTGGACCCTCACACCCATCTTGTGTTTGCAGGAACGCGAGAGAACGAGCTGTACTTGAAATTGCAGGGTTACTCCTATCTTGAAATTTTAAAGATGGGTGGTGGAATCCTGCGCACCGTTAGGGCCACGAGAAACGCCACAAAAGAAGAACTTATGTATGAGATGCGAAGGCGCTTGGACTACATGCTCCGGAACGGCACCACCACGGCAGAGGCAAAGAGCGGGTACGGATTGAATTTTGAGACGGAGAAGAAGATGCTTGAGGTTATAAATGAAGTAGAGCATCCCATGGACCTAGTACCCACATTTCTGGGAGCGCATGCGGTACCTCCTGAATTCAATAATGGGGGAGAGTACATAGAGTATCTCAAATCCATAATTCCTGAGATTGCACCTTATGCGAAATTCATTGATGTATTCTGCGAGAAAGGAGTTTTCAGTGCTGAGGAATCAATGGAGTATCTTGAAGAGGGCAAAAAATACGGGCTTGTGCCGAAGATACACGCAGATGAGATTGAGGATATAGGATGCACGCGTGTTGCTGTGGATGTCGGAGCCATCTCTGCGGATCATCTTGTGAAAACCAGCGAGGAGAGCTTAGAAAATATGAGAAGAAGTGAGATAATAGCCACGTTGCTTCCCGCCACACCTTACATGCTTTTAAGCAAGGAATACGCCCCTGCCAGAAAATTCATAGATGCGGAAATACCTGTTGCACTTGCCACTGATCTGAATCCAAATGCGTACACGGAGAGCATGCAGATGGTGATCTCTCTCGCCATAACACAGATGCGTATGCTTCCGGAAGAGGCAATTGCGGCCAGCACAATAAATGCTGCAGCAGCCATAGGAATGGAAAGCGAAATAGGGAGCATTGAGCCAGGCAAGCAGGCAGACATAATAATTATGGACGCTAAAAATTACCAGCAAATTGGCTATCATTTTGGCGTGAATCTAGTGGATAAGGTTATAAAAAAAGGCCGCATCGTCTGGAGGAAAGGTGATGATATACTTCATACGTAAGTTTCAGGAGGAGGATCTGCTGGATGTGCTCAACATAGCCAACGAATCTCTGACGGAAAATTACATCCCTGAGCTTTTTTTGGATATACACAGGATCTGGCCAGAGGGATTTCTTGTAGCGGTGGCTAGAGATGTGGTGGGCTTCATAGCGGGGATAAAGCAGAGGACAGGGGCCAGAATTCTTCTTCTTGCGGTTAGGAGTGGGTTCAGAAATAGGGGCATAGGCTCTGCTCTTATGAAGAGGTTTATCACAATATGTAAATCTGAAGGCATGCTATCCGTGAGACTGGAGGTACGCACAAAAAATCTTAGGGCAATTGAATTTTATAAAAAGTTTGGATTTAACATAATTTCCTATGTGCCAAATTACTACACAAATGGTGATGATGCCTATATAATGTGGAGGGAAATATGAAGAAATTAGAAGACGTTTATCTTCCCTTCCACCAGCATCTCTGTTATCTTTGATATGTTTGCAAGCCATTCGTCTGCAATGTTTCTGAACTCCTCCTTGTACCTGTTTAGATTCACACCCTCCGCTGGTATTATCTGTATGCTTGCCACCTGGGGCTCATCCACGGGCTTGCCGATCTGTGAAACTATGCGTACATTTACCTCCTTTACATCTCCACCGCCTGCCTTTGCTATGTCCTCTGCAATTTTGAATGCCAGGATATTGTACAATTTGCCCACATGGGTCACGGGATTCTTTCCCGCAGAAGCCTCCATGCTCATTGGCCTGTAGGGGGTTATCAATCCGTTTACCCTATTGCCACGACCGACAGAGCCATCGTCCCCGTTTTCCATGCTCAATCCGGTCACAGTGAGGTAGAAAACCTCCTCATCAAGGAGATCTCCAGTGTTTATGAAGTAATTCACTTCCTTATCTGTGAATTTGAGCGCAAAATCAGTTAAAATATCCTTGAGTTCATCCTTAACATTAAGGTAGTGATCCTTATCAGGGGTGTGTTTTCCCACAAAGGCAGCAGCCACTGTTATATTTATTTTCTTCCCTTTTCTGAACCCCATAACCTTTATGTCTTCGCCTATCTCAGGTAGTTTATCCTTAAGAGGTCCGTTTATGTACCTCTCTGTCTCGTAAACTATCTTTTCAAGATCGCTCATGGGTGCATAGCCCACGCCGAAGGATGTATCATTTGCCAGATATTTTTGCGTATCGTATAATCCGCGTAGGTCCACAGAGCCCTGGCCGATCATGCAATCTATGATCACATCCTCCTCAATGTCCAGATTGCGGTAATGTTTCTTGAGAAAATCCGCTGCAGCCTTCTTTGCTATGGTCCTGTAGGGTATTCTCTCACCGTTTACCATGGTGGTTGCTCTTCCTGAGAGGAGTATGTAAACGGGTTCCAAAACCTGACCACCACCAAATTTGGGCTTAGCCTGCCCACCCACAATCTCTGCCTGATCAGTGTTGTGATGCAGAATCCTTCCAAAATGCTCAAGATAATATTTTGACAGAGCCCTGCTTATACTCTCGGCAATGCCATCTGCCACACTATCTGGATGTCCTATTCCTTTTCTCTCTACGATTTCCACATCCCTCTCTTCAACAGGGGTTGATGTGAATTCCTCTACAACAATGTTTCTTGCCATAGTAATGGAAATCTTTAATAATACTAAAAATTTTTTGTAGTTTTAAGCGCTACATTTTGAAAATGAGCATTGCATCTCCGAAGCTGTAAAATCTATATCTTTTCTCCACAGCGACCCTGTACGCTTGCATAATCCGATCGTAGCCACCGAAGGCTGTCACAAGCATTATGAGGGAAGATCTGGGTACATGGAAATTTGTTATTAGAGCATCCACCCCTGCCTGAAACTTGTAACCGGGGTAGATGAATATATTGGTGTATCCCTGGGATGCGTAAATCTTTCCTTCCACTGCGGAGCTTTCAAGGGCTCTCATAACCGTTGTGCCCACCGCGAATAACCTTCCGCTGCGGTTGTTTATCATGTCCGCAACTTCATCGCTGACCACATAGTACTCCTCGTCCACCCTATGCATTCTTATGTCTTCCGTTTTAACAGGTTTGAAAGTGCCGTAACTCACATGCAGTGTTATGTATCCCACTTTCACACCCTTCTCCTCTATCTTTTTTAGAAGTTCCGGTGTGAAGTGCAATCCTGCGGTGGGTGCCGCCACTGCCCCATCCTTCCTCGCAAACACTGTCTGATACTTTTTATCCGCCTCTGGAACCTTCTTCTTTATGTACGGAGGCAGTGGAACCTCGCCCCTCTTCCTTGCAAGTTCCATTATGTCTCCGCTGAATTCAATGTCACACATGCCCTCATCTTTCCTGTGCACAACTCCTTTTATATCCTCAAATATGAGCACAGTGCCTGGGCGGATCTTCTTCCCCTTGACCAGGCAGCGATAGAAATTCTCATCTATTCTCTCCAAAATAAGGATCTCAACCTTTCCGCCAGTATCTTTTATCCCCTTGAGTCTTGCCCTTATAACACGGGTATCGTTGAGTATGAGCACATCTTCCCTTTCCATGTACTCGGGTAAATCGTAGAAGAACCTGTGCTCTATGCCCTCATGCAGAACCATAAGGCGGGCGTGGTCCCTTGGCTCTACGGGCTCTTGGGCTATCAGTTCCTCAGGCAGGTGGAAATTGTATTTTTGCAGGGAGTACATCGAGATAGCATTCCATAATCATTGATTAAATTTGCTGTGGGCAAAATTAAATAATATAAAAGAAGATACGCTCATATGGGCATGGTTGACATAAGCGAGAAAAAAGAGGTGCTTCGCATCGCCAGGGCCAGGGGCACGATAGTGCTTAAGAGTACCACTGTGGATGTTATAAAAAAGGGCGAGGTGAAAAAGGGAGATGTGTTTGAAACAGCAAAGGTTGCGGGAATGCTGGCGGTGAAGAACACACCGAGCATTATACCGCACTGCCATCCGATTCCGGTGGAGAGCGTGGAGTTCAAATTCAACATGCATGGAAATCGCATTGATGTGGAGTGCGAGGTGAAGGCCCATTACAAGACGGGCGTGGAGATGGAGGCCCTCACTGGAGTGAGTGTAGCGCTGCTGACAATCTGGGACATGGTGAAGTACCTTGAAAAGGACGAGCATGGTCAGTATCCAATGACTCAGATTCTCGGAATTGAGGTTGTGGAGAAGAGAAAGGGTGAGTGAGATGGGTGTGAAAGAGCACAAGAAACATTCTTACAGGCTCAAAATTGGAGTCATCACAGTGAGTTCAACCCGCAATGAGGAAACCGACGAATCTGGAAAGATAATAATGGATGAAGTGGAGAAGCATGGGCATGAGGTGTGCGAGTACGCGGTTGTCAAAGATTCAAAGTTGGAGATCCTTCATGCCCTTTTGAATTTCCTTCCAAAATGCGATGCTATAGTCCTGAATGGGGGCACTGGCATGAGCAGAAAGGATGTTACTGTGGATTCCATAGAAGGTATTCTGGATAAAAAATTACCCGGTTTTGGAGAAATCTTCAGATTGAAGAGTTATGAAGAAATAGGCACTGCTGCCATGATGTCCCGTGCCCTTGCAGGAGTGTGCTGTGGAAAGTTGATATTTGCAATTCCCGGCTCTAAGGGTGCCGCGAAAACAGGATGCCAAGTCATATTCAGTGAGATAAACCATATGTGGTACGAAATAAATAGAGATTAAAAAATTATTGAGAGAGGAAGACCTTGTAGGCGAGGTAGGAGCTCCATACATCCATCTTGCTCACCAGTTCAAATGGTGAGTGCATGCCTATGACGCCTGGACCCATGTCCACCACATCCATTCCATACTTGGCGAAGAACTTGGCTATTGTGCCACCTCCACCTTCGTCCACCTTGCCCAGCTCAGCAAGCTGGTAGGGCACTTTGTTATTCTGGAAGAGTGTTAAAATCTCGTGCATGAACTCTGCGGTTGCCTCACTTGAGCCATACTTTCCTCCATGGCCAGTGTATTTGGATATGACAACTCCATAGCCGGCCTTGGCTGCGTTCTGTACGTCGTGCACACTCTTGAATATGGGGTTAATGGCAGCGCTTACATCTGCGCTTATGGCCTTTGTCCTGTAAAGTATCTCAAGGAATTCAGGATAGGTGTAGTTTGGCTTTATCATGGCGAGGACCTTGGCAAGCACATACTCAAGAAAATTGCTCTGTGCTCCGACGTTTCCGTCACTTCCTATTTCCTCCTTATCGTAAAAGAATGCTATGCTCGTGTAGGTGGGATTTTTAACCTCAAGTATGGCACGGAATGAGGTATAGGCGCAAATCCTATCGTCCTGCCCATAGGCACCCACAAGACCCCTGTCAAAGCCAACATCCCTGGGATCTTCTGCAGGTACGATTTCAAGATCTGCAGAGTTGAAGTCCTCCTCAACTATGCCGTATTTCTCGTTGAGGTACTGAAGAACGTGCATCTTTACCTTCTGCTTTATCTCCTTATCCTCTATGGGTATGTTGCCAACCACAAGCTGCAGTTCCTCTCCCCTTATGCCATCAAACAGCTTTCTCTCTCCCTGTACCTTTCTCGCAAGGTGTGGAAGCAGATCAGGTATCACGAAAACGGGATCTCTTGGATCCTCGCCGATCCTCAGATTTATTCTCTTTCCATCCTTCGTATACACAATGCCGTGGATAGCAAGAGGTCTGGAAACCCACTGGTACTTCTTTATACCACCATAATAATGGGTTTTTAAAAGTGCCAGGGAGGAATCTGCATCTTCCCACAGTGGATTGGGTTTCACATCTATGCGGGGAGCATCAATGTGAGATACAACAAGCCTGAATCCATCAAGGGGCTTTTTACCCACAACACCAAGAGCCAGGGCTTTCTCCCTGTTTACAACATAGAACTTATCTCCAGGAACAAGTTGATTATTTTTTGACAGGTCCTTGAACCCATACTTTTCTGCAATGGTGAGAAGGTACTCCACAGTCTCTCTCTCCGTCTTTGCTTCCTTTAAGAATTTCTTGTACTCCTCAGCAAATTTCATTGCTTCTTTGATATCCTTTTTTTTCAGGGTGAGCCACATGCTCTCCCTCTTCATAGAAAGTTTATCCTCCAGATTATCCTTTTTCTTTGCCATAGTATCACCTCTTGCATCGTAATGCATTAGCCCGATTTAAAATTTTTCCAAGGTTTTTATTTTTCAACCTTAATTGCAGCGTAACCAACAACATCCTGCATAGGCTGTACATCGCCGCTTGTTGCATATTTTAGAAGTGTGGCCTTTCCTCCTGTGGCTGTGAGCATTGCCGTTATTGGGCCATATCCGCACATGGTTATACTGTGCTTGGCAATCACGTCGTAAAGACCCCTTGTATCGCCCTTCAAGATTTTCTCAATTGCAAGTGCATCTTTTCTGTACGCATTCTGTCTTGGAATGTAGTGGGAGAAATCTGATGATGCTATGACCACGACATCCTTACCCTCTATGGCATCCTTTATTATTTTCCCGAGTTCAACGGCTATTTCGTACTCTTGAATGAGCATGGAAATGGGAACGAATTTTATCTCTCTCTTGAAAAACTGTAAAAATGGAAGTTGAACCTCTATGCTGTGCTCGTATCTATGTGCGTAATCATCAATATCCACCATTTCCCTTGCTATCTCCTTTGCCAGTTCCCTATCAATCTGAACCCTTCCAAGGGGGGTAATGAAATCTTCAAGGGTCACTGCCACACCTGATCCAATTCCATAGTGGTTTGGCCCGATTATTATGAATGTATCCGGAAAACCGTCCTTGGCCAACGCGGCGTAAAAATGTGCTGCCACAGGTCCTGAAAATATATAACCAGCATGGGGAACCACGCCACCGATGATCTTTCTGGGCCCATCTGGTGAGAGAGAAGGAACCTCTCCAGGCCCAAGAGGATGGATAAAAAGTTGATTGAGCATTATCTGCAGTTCTTTCTTCTCACCCGGGTAAAATTGGCCGGCAACTGCAGGATACCTCATAGGGGTGCCTCAAAGTCCTCAATGGTGTACTTGAATTCTTCGTTGCTCTTTATTTCTCCCCTTTCCTTGAGGATCTCTCTTGCGAGAAGCCAGTATATGAGAGCGAGAGCTCTGCGACCCTTGTTATTCGTTGGTATTACGAGATCTACATAACTTGTACGGTTGTTTGCATCGCATAGGGCAACAATCGGTATCTTGGATTTAACAGCCTCCTTGAGGGCCTGAGTGTCCGCCGCAGGGTCGTTTATGAGAATGACCTTGGGTTCCATGTATCCTGGAAGTTTTGGATTTGTGAGTATGCCTGGGATGAATCTACCAGGTACGACCTTCGCTCCACCTATGGCCTCTGCAAATTTTATGGACGGTTTCTGTCCATACTGTCTCTGGGACACAACAAGGATATCCTCAGGTGCATATCTGGCCAGGAACTTTGCTGCCAGGCGTATCCTTTCATCTGTCTTAGTTATATCCAGTAGGTATAGGCCATCGTTGCGAACCTTGTATATGAATTTTATCATATCCCTGTTCTTCACCTGGGTACCTATATGCACGCCCGCCGTGAAGTACGTGTTTTCATCTATCAGCAATTCCACCATATCACTCACCTTTTATCTCCTCTTCAATCCTTATCATCTCGTTCAGTTTGGCTATCCTCTCTCCCCCTATTGCACCAGTCTTTATAAACTCTACGCCGAACGCCACACCTATGTGCACTATGGTAGTATCACATGTCTCACCACTCCTGTGGGAGATCATCGTGGCATATCCATTCTCCTTTGCGAATTTTATCGCCTTAACGGTATCTGTGAGCGTGCCTATCTGATTGGGCTTTATGAGCACCGTGTTGGCAGCGCCCTTGGAGATTCCTATCTTTATGCGCTCAACATTCGTCACAAATATGTCATCACCCACAATGTATGCGAGATGTCCTATTCTCCTTGTCAATTCTGCGAAACTCTCAAAATCTTCCTCGTCAAAGGGATCCTCTATTATGTAAACTCCGTAATCTTTAACGATGTCCTCAACGAAATCTATTTGCTCTTCTGGAGTGAGTGCCCTGCTTCTGTAATGGTACTTTCCGTTGTGGAAGAATGAAGATGCGGCAAAATCCAGCGCGGGTTTTATGTTTACCCCTGTACTCTCACTTGCCTCCTTTACTGATTCAACAACAAGTTCTATGGCCTCAATGTCGTCCATGGGTGCTATCCAGGCTTTCTCGTCCCCCAATCCAAGGGAGATGTTTGGAAACCTTTCCCTGAGTTTTTTACCCACTATTTTATGCACTTCCGCGTTGGCAAACACATTATCCTTGGCGCTTTCCCCCAAACTCACTGCAAGCATCTCCTGAATTGTTGTGCCTCCAACAGCGTGTTTCCCTCCGCCTAAAACATTACCCACGGGCTTTGGAATGCTTCTCGCGAAGGCACCACCAAGGTACTGGTAGAAGGGCAGGCCGAGAGAATTCGCGGCTGCCTTGGCTATGGCAAGAGATACGGCAGTGGCCACATTACCACCAAGCATCGAAAAATTTTCCGTACCATCAATCTCATGGAGTATGGCATCAACATCCTCCTGCTGGGTTGAATCCATACCTATGAGATTGTCCATTCTCTCCTTGAAATATTTTATTCCAGCGTCTATGCCCCCCGCGGGATATGCCTTGACCTCATGCTTCCCTGTTGATTTGCCTGCAGGAGCGGCAGCGCGACCGTAGCCATTGAGGGTGTATACCTCAACCTCCACGGTGGCATTTCCACGTGAATCCAGAATTTTGCGCAATACTATATCCTCTATCAGCGTCATATTTAGCACCTCTTTTAAAGGGGCTATGCCCATAAGATATTTAAAGTTTCCAAAAATTATTTTTATTTCACGTGCATTCTTATTTATGGATTTGATGAGCACAAACGCCAAGGGGAAAAATGTTCGTGGCAAGAAACTGCTTCTCTACGGCTCATGCCTTGATGAAAGCCCCGAGTATCTTGAAAAATTCAAAGATTACACAAAACTTGCATTTTGCCCCGAGAGGGAGCACATAAACATGGCATTTTACAAACTTATGGCTATGCTCTCCGTTGCAGAGGAACTTGTGGTAATTACCACAGATGGCTCTCCACACTGCGTGCAGATGCATTACATAGCCGAGGAGGTTCTGAGGTATTCTGCCAAGAAATTTCCACTTCGCCATTTTGTCGTGAACAATGGAAAGATTATTGAAGTATCTTCTGAGGATGTCAAGATATCGCGGTACCTTTCAAAAATAAAAAAATTGAGGGACTCTACCTGAATTTTGGTCTCTGGGAGAGCAGCGGGGGTAATGGCAACCTTCTCTTTGGATATCCATCGGTTTTCTCCTTCAATATGTTCAAGAGTTCATCTCTGCTCATCTCTTCCACCCCTTCTCCGCGTATTCTAACCGTGAGCGTATTTCTTTCCTTTTCCCTCTCACCTATGACTACTATGTATGGAATCCACTCTTTCTCCGCATCCCTTATCTTGCGGGACACGCTCAGATCACGATCGTCCACATCCACCCTGAATCCCTGCTGCGTGAAGAAATCCATTTCCTGAATTGAGCATCCCAGGAAATCGTCCTTAACTGGGATTATGCGCACCTGTGTTGGGCTCAACCACACGGGAAGCATGGGTTTCTTTCCCTTCTTCGCATCCATATCTGCCTTCTCCAGCATGGCGTAAAGCACGCGCTCAACGGCTCCGCTCGGGGAGCAGTGGAGTATGTACGGATGTCTTTCCTCTCCATTCTCGTCGTAGTAGGTTATTCCATATCTCTTTGCATTCTCCACATCTATTTGCACGGTGCTCAAGGCGGCCGCCTTATTGAGTGAGTCAACGAAGTTGAACTCAAATTTGAGAACGAAATAGAAGAATCTCTCATCCCACATCTGTACAAGCACGGGCCTGTTTACAAGACGTACAAGTTCCTTTATAAACTCCTTGTTCTTATCGTAAAATTCCCGGGTGAATCGTATGGCCACCTCATAATCTCCCAGTTCAAGCCCGAAATCCCTCAGCACCTCTATGGCCATCTCATACTGTTTTTTGAACTCCTCCATGGCCTGGGGCATGTCAGCAGAGAGGGTATGCATATCGGGCATGGTGAAGGCTCTAAGTCTTCTTAGCCCTGATAGCTCTCCCTTCTGCTCCCTTCTGAACGCATATTTTGCCATCTCATAGAGTTTTAGGGGTAGATTTCTGTAGGATATTGTGGCATCATGCATCATAAGAAACTGACCGAAGCAGGCGGCGAATCTGAGGAAATACTTATCTTTACCACTCAGAACTATGTACTGCCTTGCAGGGAAGCGATTGAGATAGGATTTCAAGGAAGGATGGTTAAAATCGTACATTATGGGGGTTTCAACCTGCATGGCACCGTAATCCAGCACCTTTCCCTCAACGTACTCCTCAATTAGTCCCTTTATCAATTTTCCCTTGGGATAATACCGCATGTTGCCGGAGTCGCTTCCAGGCTCGTAGTCTGCAAGTTCTAGGGCCTGCATGAGTTTCACATGAGGTGGTATCTCCTTGACTGCTCTTGTACCAGATATTTCGTAATCCACAAATTTTTTCAGGTTTGGATACTTGGAGTAGTCAAAGTTATCCACATCGTGCAGATCTCCATTTTTATCCATTATGTACCAGTAAGTTGTTCTTTTTTCTGCCTTGAGGGCTTCGCTCTCCTCCTCCTTTGCCTCTCCACGGATCTCCTTGCTCAACTCACTCAATGGATGGCCCTTGCAGGATATGACAAAACTCTTGTACCATCCAAAGGGTGCACGGTGCACCTCATACTGATCTTTTAGCATGTTTTCCAGTTCTTTTAGAACCTTTATTGCCTCAGCTGGCCCTGCGAGTTTGCTGCTCAGATGCGCGTAGGGATATAGCACGATGCGCTCAACGTTAAGTTTCTTGGCCACGTCAACAATTTCGTTCTTTGCACGCTCAACAATACCTGCATCGCCCTCCTCCATGGAGATAAATGCCACGAGACACTCCTCGTACCTTTCCCTTTTCTTTTCAATTTCCTCAGCATCCTTCATCGCCTTGCTCTTTGACTCAAACTCTATGTAGTCCGCATGAATGAAGAGAATACGCATAGATGGGGATTTTTGTTAAGGTATAAAAGAGTTTTTGCCCCAGTTTGAGAATGTTTATAATTGAAGATGTCTATATGCTCTT
This window harbors:
- a CDS encoding Fe-S-cluster redox enzyme, yielding MEILAEIGDERVARVYIGKTSRGNIVEFVESTPTYNPEEKWVLIVSSLNGCPVGCKMCDAGLFYRGKLTYEEIMEQIEYPIRRRFGNEPKTKKFKVQFARMGEPSFNPAVIDVMRDLGDRYDNFFPSLSTVAPVGVDAFFEKLLSLKKEKYPHNFQLQFSIHTTDDRVRDSLIPVKKWDFEKIAEYGDRFYDDGGLKITLNFALAKENPVSADIVHHYFSPEHFLIKITPINPTVSSSLNGITNDVNLKNGLPENHREFLEKLKKFGYRVIISIGDTKENEIGSNCGMFILRYLKDKPKLLKSYTFAQDLKIDI
- a CDS encoding NAD(P)/FAD-dependent oxidoreductase → MAKKVGIIGAGPSGISAAVQLTRYGISTTVFEKRKIGGLVENAYRIDNSMLYPDGISGREFVKILEDYARRYRIDIKKEEVLRVEKNEKFIIHTREGEYVFSYLIVATGTKPKKLDIPGAKYHITDIEDERRVMIIGGGDIALDYALSASEIGEAIVLHRSELKAIPSLQEEVQKNPRVRLVRGVLHSWNGSRAVTSAGIFDVDVILVAIGRVPNIDIVRHITSDRMFIVGDARNGIYRQSSLAIADGIRAAMKIWRCEKYGDSCRDW
- a CDS encoding isochorismatase family protein; the encoded protein is MHREDYLTPSFIESMRKRYFRPRKLEWINPKGIAVLGIDLQRYFLERDKKAYLPSAPRLIQRLRDFYSFAKGLEIPIIMTRHCHGGDIMEGWWGDTMPCNHDTEIINEMREYGDEIVEKRTYDAFYRTDLENILREKNVNTVIITGVMTHLCCETSARSAFVHGLYVIFPIDGTVTQNSELHEGTIRAISHGFAPVPTLEEVKSWLKRWE
- the hutI gene encoding imidazolonepropionase, with product MLLIKNASQLLTLHGGIRRGSYDLGIIENGAVLIDGDRIVEVGETGELKGSSEQEIDASGRVVMPGFVDPHTHLVFAGTRENELYLKLQGYSYLEILKMGGGILRTVRATRNATKEELMYEMRRRLDYMLRNGTTTAEAKSGYGLNFETEKKMLEVINEVEHPMDLVPTFLGAHAVPPEFNNGGEYIEYLKSIIPEIAPYAKFIDVFCEKGVFSAEESMEYLEEGKKYGLVPKIHADEIEDIGCTRVAVDVGAISADHLVKTSEESLENMRRSEIIATLLPATPYMLLSKEYAPARKFIDAEIPVALATDLNPNAYTESMQMVISLAITQMRMLPEEAIAASTINAAAAIGMESEIGSIEPGKQADIIIMDAKNYQQIGYHFGVNLVDKVIKKGRIVWRKGDDILHT
- the rimI gene encoding ribosomal protein S18-alanine N-acetyltransferase, with translation MIYFIRKFQEEDLLDVLNIANESLTENYIPELFLDIHRIWPEGFLVAVARDVVGFIAGIKQRTGARILLLAVRSGFRNRGIGSALMKRFITICKSEGMLSVRLEVRTKNLRAIEFYKKFGFNIISYVPNYYTNGDDAYIMWREI
- a CDS encoding methionine adenosyltransferase — protein: MARNIVVEEFTSTPVEERDVEIVERKGIGHPDSVADGIAESISRALSKYYLEHFGRILHHNTDQAEIVGGQAKPKFGGGQVLEPVYILLSGRATTMVNGERIPYRTIAKKAAADFLKKHYRNLDIEEDVIIDCMIGQGSVDLRGLYDTQKYLANDTSFGVGYAPMSDLEKIVYETERYINGPLKDKLPEIGEDIKVMGFRKGKKINITVAAAFVGKHTPDKDHYLNVKDELKDILTDFALKFTDKEVNYFINTGDLLDEEVFYLTVTGLSMENGDDGSVGRGNRVNGLITPYRPMSMEASAGKNPVTHVGKLYNILAFKIAEDIAKAGGGDVKEVNVRIVSQIGKPVDEPQVASIQIIPAEGVNLNRYKEEFRNIADEWLANISKITEMLVEGKINVF